Proteins from one Neodiprion fabricii isolate iyNeoFabr1 chromosome 5, iyNeoFabr1.1, whole genome shotgun sequence genomic window:
- the LOC124182303 gene encoding muscarinic acetylcholine receptor DM1 isoform X2: MSLRNGDPPSLRKRAVAERRNVRSDDMNVTTTESLHRHSNESLNSTFETALEGVDPNVGLTTRYTIFEIVLITIVAVCLSLATVIGNSMVMISFKIDKRLQTISNYFLFSLAVADLAIGLISMPLFTVSTLLGYWPLGPHICDTWLALDYLASNASVLNLLIISFDRYFSVTRPLTYRAKRTTFRAGIMIACAWGISILLWPPWIYAWPYIEGERTVPDNACYIQFIETNHYITFGTAIAAFYVPVSVMCFLYWRIWRETEKRKKDLPNLQAGKKDASKRSNSSDEALDLDEWKRQRSESNVGADEINTTYITSSCIDGRYSEYKIKHRPFSWIWLKSWCIAWWHSGREDDDDDDEVGGPESSRTGHGWEETLTPISAETPLPSNMSRCPSLSVIQSTGISIGRNNSPACTICPSYGGVTEKGRLTTKSTSNDSVYTILIRLPTADGNGQAYGSDVPSIKMYSDDMVGLRINHAVENFDENYKYSLRGHGECHGFTGPAAPALRRPSHISEMRTPPLNDKIVPKQVTGGGGSGGSGGGGGGSGSSGVGGRGLLNKTPNKKKKKPQEKKADTKAAKTLSAILLAFIITWTPYNILVLLKPLTACVGCIPQELWDFFYYLCYINSTINPVCYALCNASFRRTYVRILTCKWHSRDRTAVNRGYYN, translated from the exons ATGTCCCTCAGGAACGGGGATCCACCGTCGCTGA GGAAGCGAGCGGTCGCGGAGAGGAGAAACGTACGTTCCGACGACATGAACGTAACAACAACGGAGAGCCTCCACCGTCACAGCAACGAGAGCCTTAATTCGACGTTCGAGACCGCATTGGAGGGTGTCGATCCCAACGTTGGATTAACGACGCGCTACACCATCTTCGAGATTGTCCTCATCACCATAGTCGCCGTGTGCCTCAGTCTGGCCACCGTGATCGGCAATAGCATGGTCATGATATCGTTCAAGATAGATAAACGGCTTCAGACGATATCGAACTACTTTCTCTTCAGCCTGGCCGTCGCCGATCTGGCAATCGGTCTCATATCCATGCCCCTTTTCACAGTCTCCACCCTCCTCGGTTACTGGCCCCTAGGACCCCATATTTGCGACACATGGCTCGCACTAGACTACCTGGCGAGCAACGCTTCGGTTCTCAACCTCCTCATCATCAGCTTCGACAGGTACTTCTCGGTGACCAGGCCCCTCACGTACAGAGCAAAACGAACCACCTTCAGAGCTGGTATAATGATCG CTTGCGCTTGGGGAATATCCATACTGCTTTGGCCACCGTGGATTTACGCTTGGCCCTATATCGAGGGCGAACGTACAGTACCCGACAATGCCTGCTACATACAGTTCATCGAAACAAATCACTACATTACTTTTGGCACGGCAATCGCAGCGTTTTATGTACCTGTTAGCGTAATGTGTTTCCTTTATTGGAGAATATGGAGGGAAACTGAAAAGCGTAAAAAGGATTTGCCAAATTTGCAAGCCGGAAAGAAGGACGCTAGCAAACGCAGCAACTCGAG CGACGAGGCTTTGGACTTGGACGAATGGAAACGGCAACGAAGCGAGTCCAACGTCGGGGCCGACGAAATCAATACAACGTACATTACGTCGTCTTGTATCGATGGTCGCTACTCCGAATATAAAATC AAACATCGGCCGTTCTCTTGGATCTGGCTCAAGTCTTGGTGCATCGCGTGGTGGCACAGCGGACGtgaagacgacgacgacgatgacgaagTTGGGGGTCCGGAAAGCAGCAGGACGGGACATGGCTGGGAAGAAACCCTGACCCCTATATCGGCGGAGACGCCTCTTCCGAGCAACATGTCGCGATGCCCTTCGCTGAGCGTCATTCAATCCACCGGAATATCAATCGGTCGCAATAATTCCCCGGCCTGCACGATATGTCCGAGCTACGGTGGGGTAACGGAAAAAGGTCGGCTCACCACGAAGAGTACTTCGAATGATTCG GTGTACACGATACTGATAAGACTACCTACCGCAGATGGAAACGGCCAAGCCTATGGTAGCGATGTTCCTAGCATTAAAATGTACTCAGACGACATGGTGGGTCTACGGATAAATCACGCGGTGGAGAACTTCGATGAAAACTACAAGTACTCGCTGCGTGGTCACGGCGAATGTCACGGTTTCACAGGACCCGCAGCACCGGCGCTGAGGCGGCCTTCGCACATATCGGAAATGAGGACGCCACCGTTGAACGACAAGATAGTACCGAAGCAGGTAACGGGGGGTGGCGGTAGTGGCggtagtggtggtggtggtggcggCAGTGGTAGTAGTGGTGTTGGTGGTAGGGGTTTGCTCAACAAGACGccgaataagaagaagaagaagccgCAGGAGAAGAAGGCGGACACAAAGGCGGCCAAAACGCTTTCGGCGATTCTACTTGCGTTTATAATAACCTGGACACCGTACAATATACTTGTATTGTTGAAACCGTTGACCGCGTGCGTTGGCTGCATTCCTCAAGAATTGTGGGACTTTTTCTATTATCTTTGTTACATTAATAGTACGATTAATCCTGTGTGTTACGCGTTGTGCAACGCGTCGTTTCGTAGAACGTACGTAAGAATACTCACATGTAAATGGCATAGTAGAGACAGAACGGCGGTAAACCGAggatattataattga
- the LOC124182303 gene encoding muscarinic acetylcholine receptor DM1 isoform X1 yields the protein MSLRNGDPPSLRKRAVAERRNVRSDDMNVTTTESLHRHSNESLNSTFETALEGVDPNVGLTTRYTIFEIVLITIVAVCLSLATVIGNSMVMISFKIDKRLQTISNYFLFSLAVADLAIGLISMPLFTVSTLLGYWPLGPHICDTWLALDYLASNASVLNLLIISFDRYFSVTRPLTYRAKRTTFRAGIMIACAWGISILLWPPWIYAWPYIEGERTVPDNACYIQFIETNHYITFGTAIAAFYVPVSVMCFLYWRIWRETEKRKKDLPNLQAGKKDASKRSNSRYMHSDEALDLDEWKRQRSESNVGADEINTTYITSSCIDGRYSEYKIKHRPFSWIWLKSWCIAWWHSGREDDDDDDEVGGPESSRTGHGWEETLTPISAETPLPSNMSRCPSLSVIQSTGISIGRNNSPACTICPSYGGVTEKGRLTTKSTSNDSVYTILIRLPTADGNGQAYGSDVPSIKMYSDDMVGLRINHAVENFDENYKYSLRGHGECHGFTGPAAPALRRPSHISEMRTPPLNDKIVPKQVTGGGGSGGSGGGGGGSGSSGVGGRGLLNKTPNKKKKKPQEKKADTKAAKTLSAILLAFIITWTPYNILVLLKPLTACVGCIPQELWDFFYYLCYINSTINPVCYALCNASFRRTYVRILTCKWHSRDRTAVNRGYYN from the exons ATGTCCCTCAGGAACGGGGATCCACCGTCGCTGA GGAAGCGAGCGGTCGCGGAGAGGAGAAACGTACGTTCCGACGACATGAACGTAACAACAACGGAGAGCCTCCACCGTCACAGCAACGAGAGCCTTAATTCGACGTTCGAGACCGCATTGGAGGGTGTCGATCCCAACGTTGGATTAACGACGCGCTACACCATCTTCGAGATTGTCCTCATCACCATAGTCGCCGTGTGCCTCAGTCTGGCCACCGTGATCGGCAATAGCATGGTCATGATATCGTTCAAGATAGATAAACGGCTTCAGACGATATCGAACTACTTTCTCTTCAGCCTGGCCGTCGCCGATCTGGCAATCGGTCTCATATCCATGCCCCTTTTCACAGTCTCCACCCTCCTCGGTTACTGGCCCCTAGGACCCCATATTTGCGACACATGGCTCGCACTAGACTACCTGGCGAGCAACGCTTCGGTTCTCAACCTCCTCATCATCAGCTTCGACAGGTACTTCTCGGTGACCAGGCCCCTCACGTACAGAGCAAAACGAACCACCTTCAGAGCTGGTATAATGATCG CTTGCGCTTGGGGAATATCCATACTGCTTTGGCCACCGTGGATTTACGCTTGGCCCTATATCGAGGGCGAACGTACAGTACCCGACAATGCCTGCTACATACAGTTCATCGAAACAAATCACTACATTACTTTTGGCACGGCAATCGCAGCGTTTTATGTACCTGTTAGCGTAATGTGTTTCCTTTATTGGAGAATATGGAGGGAAACTGAAAAGCGTAAAAAGGATTTGCCAAATTTGCAAGCCGGAAAGAAGGACGCTAGCAAACGCAGCAACTCGAGGTACATGCATAG CGACGAGGCTTTGGACTTGGACGAATGGAAACGGCAACGAAGCGAGTCCAACGTCGGGGCCGACGAAATCAATACAACGTACATTACGTCGTCTTGTATCGATGGTCGCTACTCCGAATATAAAATC AAACATCGGCCGTTCTCTTGGATCTGGCTCAAGTCTTGGTGCATCGCGTGGTGGCACAGCGGACGtgaagacgacgacgacgatgacgaagTTGGGGGTCCGGAAAGCAGCAGGACGGGACATGGCTGGGAAGAAACCCTGACCCCTATATCGGCGGAGACGCCTCTTCCGAGCAACATGTCGCGATGCCCTTCGCTGAGCGTCATTCAATCCACCGGAATATCAATCGGTCGCAATAATTCCCCGGCCTGCACGATATGTCCGAGCTACGGTGGGGTAACGGAAAAAGGTCGGCTCACCACGAAGAGTACTTCGAATGATTCG GTGTACACGATACTGATAAGACTACCTACCGCAGATGGAAACGGCCAAGCCTATGGTAGCGATGTTCCTAGCATTAAAATGTACTCAGACGACATGGTGGGTCTACGGATAAATCACGCGGTGGAGAACTTCGATGAAAACTACAAGTACTCGCTGCGTGGTCACGGCGAATGTCACGGTTTCACAGGACCCGCAGCACCGGCGCTGAGGCGGCCTTCGCACATATCGGAAATGAGGACGCCACCGTTGAACGACAAGATAGTACCGAAGCAGGTAACGGGGGGTGGCGGTAGTGGCggtagtggtggtggtggtggcggCAGTGGTAGTAGTGGTGTTGGTGGTAGGGGTTTGCTCAACAAGACGccgaataagaagaagaagaagccgCAGGAGAAGAAGGCGGACACAAAGGCGGCCAAAACGCTTTCGGCGATTCTACTTGCGTTTATAATAACCTGGACACCGTACAATATACTTGTATTGTTGAAACCGTTGACCGCGTGCGTTGGCTGCATTCCTCAAGAATTGTGGGACTTTTTCTATTATCTTTGTTACATTAATAGTACGATTAATCCTGTGTGTTACGCGTTGTGCAACGCGTCGTTTCGTAGAACGTACGTAAGAATACTCACATGTAAATGGCATAGTAGAGACAGAACGGCGGTAAACCGAggatattataattga
- the LOC124182303 gene encoding muscarinic acetylcholine receptor DM1 isoform X3 codes for MNVTTTESLHRHSNESLNSTFETALEGVDPNVGLTTRYTIFEIVLITIVAVCLSLATVIGNSMVMISFKIDKRLQTISNYFLFSLAVADLAIGLISMPLFTVSTLLGYWPLGPHICDTWLALDYLASNASVLNLLIISFDRYFSVTRPLTYRAKRTTFRAGIMIACAWGISILLWPPWIYAWPYIEGERTVPDNACYIQFIETNHYITFGTAIAAFYVPVSVMCFLYWRIWRETEKRKKDLPNLQAGKKDASKRSNSRYMHSDEALDLDEWKRQRSESNVGADEINTTYITSSCIDGRYSEYKIKHRPFSWIWLKSWCIAWWHSGREDDDDDDEVGGPESSRTGHGWEETLTPISAETPLPSNMSRCPSLSVIQSTGISIGRNNSPACTICPSYGGVTEKGRLTTKSTSNDSVYTILIRLPTADGNGQAYGSDVPSIKMYSDDMVGLRINHAVENFDENYKYSLRGHGECHGFTGPAAPALRRPSHISEMRTPPLNDKIVPKQVTGGGGSGGSGGGGGGSGSSGVGGRGLLNKTPNKKKKKPQEKKADTKAAKTLSAILLAFIITWTPYNILVLLKPLTACVGCIPQELWDFFYYLCYINSTINPVCYALCNASFRRTYVRILTCKWHSRDRTAVNRGYYN; via the exons ATGAACGTAACAACAACGGAGAGCCTCCACCGTCACAGCAACGAGAGCCTTAATTCGACGTTCGAGACCGCATTGGAGGGTGTCGATCCCAACGTTGGATTAACGACGCGCTACACCATCTTCGAGATTGTCCTCATCACCATAGTCGCCGTGTGCCTCAGTCTGGCCACCGTGATCGGCAATAGCATGGTCATGATATCGTTCAAGATAGATAAACGGCTTCAGACGATATCGAACTACTTTCTCTTCAGCCTGGCCGTCGCCGATCTGGCAATCGGTCTCATATCCATGCCCCTTTTCACAGTCTCCACCCTCCTCGGTTACTGGCCCCTAGGACCCCATATTTGCGACACATGGCTCGCACTAGACTACCTGGCGAGCAACGCTTCGGTTCTCAACCTCCTCATCATCAGCTTCGACAGGTACTTCTCGGTGACCAGGCCCCTCACGTACAGAGCAAAACGAACCACCTTCAGAGCTGGTATAATGATCG CTTGCGCTTGGGGAATATCCATACTGCTTTGGCCACCGTGGATTTACGCTTGGCCCTATATCGAGGGCGAACGTACAGTACCCGACAATGCCTGCTACATACAGTTCATCGAAACAAATCACTACATTACTTTTGGCACGGCAATCGCAGCGTTTTATGTACCTGTTAGCGTAATGTGTTTCCTTTATTGGAGAATATGGAGGGAAACTGAAAAGCGTAAAAAGGATTTGCCAAATTTGCAAGCCGGAAAGAAGGACGCTAGCAAACGCAGCAACTCGAGGTACATGCATAG CGACGAGGCTTTGGACTTGGACGAATGGAAACGGCAACGAAGCGAGTCCAACGTCGGGGCCGACGAAATCAATACAACGTACATTACGTCGTCTTGTATCGATGGTCGCTACTCCGAATATAAAATC AAACATCGGCCGTTCTCTTGGATCTGGCTCAAGTCTTGGTGCATCGCGTGGTGGCACAGCGGACGtgaagacgacgacgacgatgacgaagTTGGGGGTCCGGAAAGCAGCAGGACGGGACATGGCTGGGAAGAAACCCTGACCCCTATATCGGCGGAGACGCCTCTTCCGAGCAACATGTCGCGATGCCCTTCGCTGAGCGTCATTCAATCCACCGGAATATCAATCGGTCGCAATAATTCCCCGGCCTGCACGATATGTCCGAGCTACGGTGGGGTAACGGAAAAAGGTCGGCTCACCACGAAGAGTACTTCGAATGATTCG GTGTACACGATACTGATAAGACTACCTACCGCAGATGGAAACGGCCAAGCCTATGGTAGCGATGTTCCTAGCATTAAAATGTACTCAGACGACATGGTGGGTCTACGGATAAATCACGCGGTGGAGAACTTCGATGAAAACTACAAGTACTCGCTGCGTGGTCACGGCGAATGTCACGGTTTCACAGGACCCGCAGCACCGGCGCTGAGGCGGCCTTCGCACATATCGGAAATGAGGACGCCACCGTTGAACGACAAGATAGTACCGAAGCAGGTAACGGGGGGTGGCGGTAGTGGCggtagtggtggtggtggtggcggCAGTGGTAGTAGTGGTGTTGGTGGTAGGGGTTTGCTCAACAAGACGccgaataagaagaagaagaagccgCAGGAGAAGAAGGCGGACACAAAGGCGGCCAAAACGCTTTCGGCGATTCTACTTGCGTTTATAATAACCTGGACACCGTACAATATACTTGTATTGTTGAAACCGTTGACCGCGTGCGTTGGCTGCATTCCTCAAGAATTGTGGGACTTTTTCTATTATCTTTGTTACATTAATAGTACGATTAATCCTGTGTGTTACGCGTTGTGCAACGCGTCGTTTCGTAGAACGTACGTAAGAATACTCACATGTAAATGGCATAGTAGAGACAGAACGGCGGTAAACCGAggatattataattga
- the LOC124182305 gene encoding 5-aminolevulinate synthase, erythroid-specific, mitochondrial-like isoform X2: MGVGPRVRLFQVTFYLTKTVKGPIESMHCPFLSNLSSNYVRNYGSSLVSNYRQHCPVMSRMFISLSAKPRLQEEPVTEKDHCPYSPILNVRQKNGAVAESVTVKDKVSRSPLPELEPSEFPYEEFFHKQIMQKKLDHSYRIFKKVNRSVTEFPSAMEYSWGEKPITVWCSNDYLGMSRHPEVLRSVNEALKKFGAGAGGTRNISGNSVGHELLEARLSRLHEKEAGLLFTSCYVANDSTLFTLAKTMPRCEIFSDAGNHASMIQGIRNSAVPKHIFKHNDPKDLDSLLSRVDKTIPKIVAFETVHSMTGDICPLEELCDVAHHHGAMTFVDEVHAVGLYGNKGGGVGERDGVLDKMDVISGTLGKAFGNMGGYIVGRKTMVDFVRSYAAGFIFTTSLPPTVLYGALTAVDILASDEGRRLRKSQQENVAYLKSALTNARLPVERSPSHIIPIKIGDPEMSARLADTLLREKGHYVQAINYPTVAKGEEKLRLAPTPFHTKFMMNNLVRDIVDVWRDLGLPRVTSVQ; the protein is encoded by the exons ATGGGAGTTGGTCCC CGGGTTCGTCTTTTCCAAGTGACTTTTTATCTGACAAAGACCGTGAAAG GTCCAATCGAAAGCATGCACTGCCCATTTCTATCGAACCTTTCGAGCAACTACGTTCGAAATTACGGCTCTTCCCTGGTGTCAAATTACCGACAACACTGCCCAGTTATGTCCCGAATGTTTATCTCATTATCGGCGAAGCCCCGGCTCCAGGAAGAACCGGTCACGGAAAAAGACCACTGCCCATATTCTCCGATTCTCAATGTGCGCCAAAAAAATGGTGCCGTTGCTGAGTCGGTCACGGTCAAAGACAAAGTCTCAAGGTCTCCTCTGCCCGAATTAGAACCGTCAGAATTTCCGTACGAAGAATTCTTTCACAAGCAAATAATGCAGAAGAAACTTGATCACTCTTACCGTATATTCAAAAAGGTGAATCGATCAGTGACGGAGTTTCCATCAGCGATGGAATACTCCTGGGGTGAGAAACCGATAACGGTTTGGTGCTCCAACGACTACTTGGGTATGTCACGTCACCCGGAAGTCCTGCGGTCGGTGAACGAGGCGCTCAAGAAGTTCGGGGCTGGTGCAGGCGGGACGCGAAACATATCCGGTAATTCGGTCGGCCATGAATTGCTCGAGGCGCGTTTGTCCCGTCTGCACGAAAAGGAGGCCGGTCTGCTCTTCACTTCCTGTTACGTAGCGAACGACTCGACCTTGTTCACGCTCGCCAAGACGATGCCACGTTGCGAGATATTCTCGGACGCCGGTAACCACGCCTCAATGATTCAGGGCATCAGGAACAGCGCCGTTCCAAAGCACATATTCAAGCACAACGACCCCAAGGATCTTGACTCGCTGCTTTCCAGGGTGGACAAGACCATCCCTAAGATAGTGGCTTTCGAAACGGTCCACTCCATGACCGGGGACATTTGTCCCCTGGAAGAGTTGTGCGATGTAGCCCATCATCACGGGGCCATGACCTTCGTCGACGAGGTTCACGCGGTTGGATTGTACGGGAATAAGGGTGGCGGTGTCGGGGAACGCGACGGCGTCTTGGACAAGATGGACGTGATTTCCGGAACGTTGGGAAAGGCGTTTGGTAACATGGGCGGTTACATCGTAGGCAGGAAGACCATGGTCGACTTTGTCAGGAGCTACGCGGCTGGTTTCATTTTCACCACTTCGTTACCACCCACCGTTTTGTACGGCGCGTTAACAGCCGTTGATATATTGGCTTCGGACGAGGGTAGAAGGTTGAGGAAATCTCAACAGGAGAACGTTGCCTACTTGAAATCAGCCCTGACCAATGCTCGACTTCCGGTTGAACGATCGCCGTCGCATATTATACCGATAAAG ATCGGTGATCCGGAAATGTCAGCTCGATTAGCAGACACTTTACTGAGGGAAAAGGGGCATTACGTTCAGGCAATTAATTATCCAACGGTCGCTAAGGGCGAGGAAAAACTGCGACTGGCACCAACGCCGTTCCACACGAAATTTATGATGAACAATCTCGTTCGCGATATTGTCGACGTTTGGAGGGACTTAGGATTGCCCAGAGTGACTTCTGTTCAATGA
- the LOC124182305 gene encoding 5-aminolevulinate synthase, erythroid-specific, mitochondrial-like isoform X1: protein MEQMPSADRVRLFQVTFYLTKTVKGPIESMHCPFLSNLSSNYVRNYGSSLVSNYRQHCPVMSRMFISLSAKPRLQEEPVTEKDHCPYSPILNVRQKNGAVAESVTVKDKVSRSPLPELEPSEFPYEEFFHKQIMQKKLDHSYRIFKKVNRSVTEFPSAMEYSWGEKPITVWCSNDYLGMSRHPEVLRSVNEALKKFGAGAGGTRNISGNSVGHELLEARLSRLHEKEAGLLFTSCYVANDSTLFTLAKTMPRCEIFSDAGNHASMIQGIRNSAVPKHIFKHNDPKDLDSLLSRVDKTIPKIVAFETVHSMTGDICPLEELCDVAHHHGAMTFVDEVHAVGLYGNKGGGVGERDGVLDKMDVISGTLGKAFGNMGGYIVGRKTMVDFVRSYAAGFIFTTSLPPTVLYGALTAVDILASDEGRRLRKSQQENVAYLKSALTNARLPVERSPSHIIPIKIGDPEMSARLADTLLREKGHYVQAINYPTVAKGEEKLRLAPTPFHTKFMMNNLVRDIVDVWRDLGLPRVTSVQ, encoded by the exons ATGGAACAAATGCCGTCAGCTGAT CGGGTTCGTCTTTTCCAAGTGACTTTTTATCTGACAAAGACCGTGAAAG GTCCAATCGAAAGCATGCACTGCCCATTTCTATCGAACCTTTCGAGCAACTACGTTCGAAATTACGGCTCTTCCCTGGTGTCAAATTACCGACAACACTGCCCAGTTATGTCCCGAATGTTTATCTCATTATCGGCGAAGCCCCGGCTCCAGGAAGAACCGGTCACGGAAAAAGACCACTGCCCATATTCTCCGATTCTCAATGTGCGCCAAAAAAATGGTGCCGTTGCTGAGTCGGTCACGGTCAAAGACAAAGTCTCAAGGTCTCCTCTGCCCGAATTAGAACCGTCAGAATTTCCGTACGAAGAATTCTTTCACAAGCAAATAATGCAGAAGAAACTTGATCACTCTTACCGTATATTCAAAAAGGTGAATCGATCAGTGACGGAGTTTCCATCAGCGATGGAATACTCCTGGGGTGAGAAACCGATAACGGTTTGGTGCTCCAACGACTACTTGGGTATGTCACGTCACCCGGAAGTCCTGCGGTCGGTGAACGAGGCGCTCAAGAAGTTCGGGGCTGGTGCAGGCGGGACGCGAAACATATCCGGTAATTCGGTCGGCCATGAATTGCTCGAGGCGCGTTTGTCCCGTCTGCACGAAAAGGAGGCCGGTCTGCTCTTCACTTCCTGTTACGTAGCGAACGACTCGACCTTGTTCACGCTCGCCAAGACGATGCCACGTTGCGAGATATTCTCGGACGCCGGTAACCACGCCTCAATGATTCAGGGCATCAGGAACAGCGCCGTTCCAAAGCACATATTCAAGCACAACGACCCCAAGGATCTTGACTCGCTGCTTTCCAGGGTGGACAAGACCATCCCTAAGATAGTGGCTTTCGAAACGGTCCACTCCATGACCGGGGACATTTGTCCCCTGGAAGAGTTGTGCGATGTAGCCCATCATCACGGGGCCATGACCTTCGTCGACGAGGTTCACGCGGTTGGATTGTACGGGAATAAGGGTGGCGGTGTCGGGGAACGCGACGGCGTCTTGGACAAGATGGACGTGATTTCCGGAACGTTGGGAAAGGCGTTTGGTAACATGGGCGGTTACATCGTAGGCAGGAAGACCATGGTCGACTTTGTCAGGAGCTACGCGGCTGGTTTCATTTTCACCACTTCGTTACCACCCACCGTTTTGTACGGCGCGTTAACAGCCGTTGATATATTGGCTTCGGACGAGGGTAGAAGGTTGAGGAAATCTCAACAGGAGAACGTTGCCTACTTGAAATCAGCCCTGACCAATGCTCGACTTCCGGTTGAACGATCGCCGTCGCATATTATACCGATAAAG ATCGGTGATCCGGAAATGTCAGCTCGATTAGCAGACACTTTACTGAGGGAAAAGGGGCATTACGTTCAGGCAATTAATTATCCAACGGTCGCTAAGGGCGAGGAAAAACTGCGACTGGCACCAACGCCGTTCCACACGAAATTTATGATGAACAATCTCGTTCGCGATATTGTCGACGTTTGGAGGGACTTAGGATTGCCCAGAGTGACTTCTGTTCAATGA
- the LOC124182305 gene encoding 5-aminolevulinate synthase, erythroid-specific, mitochondrial-like isoform X3 codes for MHCPFLSNLSSNYVRNYGSSLVSNYRQHCPVMSRMFISLSAKPRLQEEPVTEKDHCPYSPILNVRQKNGAVAESVTVKDKVSRSPLPELEPSEFPYEEFFHKQIMQKKLDHSYRIFKKVNRSVTEFPSAMEYSWGEKPITVWCSNDYLGMSRHPEVLRSVNEALKKFGAGAGGTRNISGNSVGHELLEARLSRLHEKEAGLLFTSCYVANDSTLFTLAKTMPRCEIFSDAGNHASMIQGIRNSAVPKHIFKHNDPKDLDSLLSRVDKTIPKIVAFETVHSMTGDICPLEELCDVAHHHGAMTFVDEVHAVGLYGNKGGGVGERDGVLDKMDVISGTLGKAFGNMGGYIVGRKTMVDFVRSYAAGFIFTTSLPPTVLYGALTAVDILASDEGRRLRKSQQENVAYLKSALTNARLPVERSPSHIIPIKIGDPEMSARLADTLLREKGHYVQAINYPTVAKGEEKLRLAPTPFHTKFMMNNLVRDIVDVWRDLGLPRVTSVQ; via the exons ATGCACTGCCCATTTCTATCGAACCTTTCGAGCAACTACGTTCGAAATTACGGCTCTTCCCTGGTGTCAAATTACCGACAACACTGCCCAGTTATGTCCCGAATGTTTATCTCATTATCGGCGAAGCCCCGGCTCCAGGAAGAACCGGTCACGGAAAAAGACCACTGCCCATATTCTCCGATTCTCAATGTGCGCCAAAAAAATGGTGCCGTTGCTGAGTCGGTCACGGTCAAAGACAAAGTCTCAAGGTCTCCTCTGCCCGAATTAGAACCGTCAGAATTTCCGTACGAAGAATTCTTTCACAAGCAAATAATGCAGAAGAAACTTGATCACTCTTACCGTATATTCAAAAAGGTGAATCGATCAGTGACGGAGTTTCCATCAGCGATGGAATACTCCTGGGGTGAGAAACCGATAACGGTTTGGTGCTCCAACGACTACTTGGGTATGTCACGTCACCCGGAAGTCCTGCGGTCGGTGAACGAGGCGCTCAAGAAGTTCGGGGCTGGTGCAGGCGGGACGCGAAACATATCCGGTAATTCGGTCGGCCATGAATTGCTCGAGGCGCGTTTGTCCCGTCTGCACGAAAAGGAGGCCGGTCTGCTCTTCACTTCCTGTTACGTAGCGAACGACTCGACCTTGTTCACGCTCGCCAAGACGATGCCACGTTGCGAGATATTCTCGGACGCCGGTAACCACGCCTCAATGATTCAGGGCATCAGGAACAGCGCCGTTCCAAAGCACATATTCAAGCACAACGACCCCAAGGATCTTGACTCGCTGCTTTCCAGGGTGGACAAGACCATCCCTAAGATAGTGGCTTTCGAAACGGTCCACTCCATGACCGGGGACATTTGTCCCCTGGAAGAGTTGTGCGATGTAGCCCATCATCACGGGGCCATGACCTTCGTCGACGAGGTTCACGCGGTTGGATTGTACGGGAATAAGGGTGGCGGTGTCGGGGAACGCGACGGCGTCTTGGACAAGATGGACGTGATTTCCGGAACGTTGGGAAAGGCGTTTGGTAACATGGGCGGTTACATCGTAGGCAGGAAGACCATGGTCGACTTTGTCAGGAGCTACGCGGCTGGTTTCATTTTCACCACTTCGTTACCACCCACCGTTTTGTACGGCGCGTTAACAGCCGTTGATATATTGGCTTCGGACGAGGGTAGAAGGTTGAGGAAATCTCAACAGGAGAACGTTGCCTACTTGAAATCAGCCCTGACCAATGCTCGACTTCCGGTTGAACGATCGCCGTCGCATATTATACCGATAAAG ATCGGTGATCCGGAAATGTCAGCTCGATTAGCAGACACTTTACTGAGGGAAAAGGGGCATTACGTTCAGGCAATTAATTATCCAACGGTCGCTAAGGGCGAGGAAAAACTGCGACTGGCACCAACGCCGTTCCACACGAAATTTATGATGAACAATCTCGTTCGCGATATTGTCGACGTTTGGAGGGACTTAGGATTGCCCAGAGTGACTTCTGTTCAATGA